One Chlorobaculum limnaeum genomic window carries:
- a CDS encoding DedA family protein: MLDTVVAYLQQADPSSVYAVLFLSAYFENVIPPIPGDVPIALAGYLLAFNHITFVSALFWSTTGSVAGFMTVFLLSRFLGLKLYAAGQSEVRHKFAQSVHKLFPPSEMEVVRQKFSGHGYLAVVVNRFLFGSRAVICIVAGMLHLKVSLVLLASLVSSLLWNILLLSSGYLLGSNWDKIGQYAVFYSIPFTALFAGLMVWAVVKYLKKRKQGNAGA, from the coding sequence ATGCTTGACACCGTTGTCGCTTACCTGCAACAGGCCGACCCTTCGTCGGTCTATGCGGTGCTGTTCCTGTCGGCCTATTTCGAGAACGTCATTCCCCCGATTCCGGGGGATGTTCCCATCGCGCTTGCCGGATACCTGCTTGCCTTCAATCACATCACCTTTGTTTCGGCCCTGTTCTGGTCAACGACCGGTTCGGTGGCCGGGTTCATGACGGTGTTTCTGCTCAGCCGTTTTCTCGGGTTGAAGCTCTACGCCGCGGGCCAGAGCGAAGTGCGCCACAAGTTCGCCCAAAGCGTTCACAAGCTGTTTCCGCCTTCCGAAATGGAGGTCGTGCGCCAGAAGTTTTCGGGCCACGGCTACCTGGCCGTCGTGGTGAACCGCTTCCTTTTCGGGTCGCGGGCGGTCATCTGCATCGTGGCAGGAATGTTGCACCTGAAAGTCTCGCTGGTGCTCCTGGCCTCTCTGGTCAGCTCGCTGCTCTGGAACATTCTCTTGCTCTCCAGTGGCTATCTGCTTGGCAGCAACTGGGACAAGATCGGCCAGTACGCCGTTTTTTACAGCATTCCGTTTACAGCGCTGTTCGCGGGCCTTATGGTTTGGGCCGTCGTGAAGTATCTCAAAAAAAGAAAACAGGGTAACGCCGGGGCTTGA
- the purC gene encoding phosphoribosylaminoimidazolesuccinocarboxamide synthase, which yields MNKITLLHEGKAKKVWQTEDPDLIIQEFKDDATAFNNKKKGSIADKGVTNNAISCRLFTMLGENGIPTHFVSQLNDRDMLCKKLDIVLIEVVTRNVAAGSLVRRYGFAEGTVLPKPIVELYLKNDDLDDPLMNDEHAVALGLGTCEEVAQLKAMAEKINALLVPWFAERHLRLVDFKLEFGRHKGEILLGDEISPDTCRFWDAESGEKLDKDRFRLDLGGVEDAYSEVKRRVLEQ from the coding sequence ATGAACAAGATCACACTGCTTCACGAGGGCAAGGCCAAGAAAGTCTGGCAGACCGAAGACCCGGACCTCATCATACAGGAGTTCAAGGACGACGCGACGGCGTTCAACAACAAGAAAAAAGGCTCCATCGCCGACAAGGGCGTGACCAATAACGCCATTTCGTGCCGTCTGTTCACCATGCTTGGCGAAAACGGTATTCCAACGCACTTCGTCAGCCAGCTCAACGACCGCGACATGCTCTGCAAAAAGCTCGACATCGTCCTGATCGAGGTGGTCACGCGCAACGTCGCCGCCGGTTCGCTGGTCAGGCGCTACGGATTTGCCGAAGGAACCGTTCTGCCGAAACCGATTGTCGAACTCTACCTGAAGAACGACGACCTCGACGATCCGCTCATGAACGACGAACACGCCGTCGCGCTCGGTCTCGGAACCTGTGAAGAGGTGGCCCAGCTCAAGGCGATGGCTGAAAAGATCAATGCCCTGCTCGTGCCATGGTTCGCCGAGAGGCACTTGCGCCTGGTCGATTTCAAGCTCGAATTCGGACGCCACAAGGGTGAAATCCTCCTTGGCGACGAAATCAGCCCCGACACCTGCCGCTTCTGGGATGCCGAGTCTGGCGAAAAGCTCGACAAGGATCGCTTCCGTCTGGATCTCGGCGGCGTTGAAGATGCCTACTCCGAGGTGAAGCGCCGCGTGCTGGAACAGTAA
- a CDS encoding sodium:calcium antiporter gives MSDYLLLLAGVASAAIGGEFFVRGAVGIASVLRIAPSIIGVTIAAFATSSPELSVAVNSGLAGKSQLSLGDALGSNIVNISLVLGITLLIAGIPVGSDVLKRDMPVAVLAPLLTGILLIDGIIDRLEGLFMFAIFVAWMATTVKQALKERAPSNSKVAVTKRFLPWVHVFAGLLLLVAAGRLIVLSTTGIAKDFGIDDFIIGATLVAFGTSVPELASTVLAKIKGHDEIGVGTVVGSNIFNSLFIVAVAAIIRPIRVPLTEVVPAILFGILSLLIALPRRGTGWVRRRQGVLLVLMYSIYVTTLFFFSR, from the coding sequence ATGAGTGACTATCTGTTATTGCTGGCAGGCGTTGCCAGCGCCGCAATTGGGGGTGAGTTTTTCGTAAGGGGCGCGGTCGGCATTGCCTCGGTGCTGCGTATCGCACCTTCGATCATTGGGGTAACGATTGCCGCCTTCGCGACATCGAGTCCTGAACTCTCCGTGGCAGTCAATTCGGGTTTGGCCGGAAAGTCGCAGCTTTCACTTGGAGATGCGCTTGGCAGCAATATCGTCAACATCTCGCTCGTTCTCGGCATAACGCTGCTCATTGCTGGTATTCCGGTCGGCTCCGATGTACTGAAGCGGGATATGCCAGTTGCGGTTCTAGCCCCTCTTCTGACCGGAATTCTCCTTATCGACGGCATTATCGACCGGCTCGAAGGGTTGTTCATGTTTGCGATTTTCGTGGCATGGATGGCAACGACGGTCAAACAGGCTCTCAAAGAGAGAGCACCGTCCAATAGCAAGGTGGCGGTGACGAAGCGGTTCCTGCCCTGGGTGCATGTCTTTGCCGGGTTGCTTCTGCTCGTTGCTGCCGGGCGGCTTATTGTTCTTTCCACAACCGGCATCGCCAAGGATTTCGGCATCGACGACTTCATCATCGGGGCGACACTCGTGGCTTTCGGAACCTCCGTGCCAGAGCTGGCCTCGACAGTGCTGGCCAAAATCAAGGGGCACGATGAAATCGGTGTCGGCACGGTTGTGGGCAGCAACATTTTCAACAGCCTTTTCATTGTCGCCGTGGCGGCCATCATCCGGCCCATTCGCGTACCGCTCACGGAGGTTGTTCCCGCGATTCTCTTCGGCATCCTGTCGCTCCTGATTGCCCTGCCGCGGCGCGGCACCGGGTGGGTGCGTCGCAGGCAGGGAGTGTTGCTGGTGCTCATGTACTCCATTTATGTGACGACGCTCTTCTTTTTCAGCCGGTGA
- a CDS encoding PASTA domain-containing protein — protein MKKVLILLLSIIVAIVAADKLLLPFLTESGAQTTVPDVRNMNYDTAASQLRKAGLNATKSYNVRYLPDVPPDRVIDQVPEAGAIVKPGRSIALVLNRQDKPSYPMPDLVGRTEAEALRELERLGMVVSSVQTQAVSDSDQDGRVLIQSVPPDVVLKSGNEVSFIVGKLEQEPLGMRRVIVPDVLGMSVDQARGVIVRNGLAVGKIIYEYSDLLVPDTVISQNPSANAMVQFGQPVELTVAAGSN, from the coding sequence ATGAAAAAAGTACTGATACTCCTGTTATCGATCATCGTCGCCATCGTCGCCGCAGACAAACTGCTGCTGCCGTTCCTGACCGAAAGCGGAGCGCAGACGACCGTGCCGGATGTCAGGAACATGAACTATGATACGGCCGCCAGCCAACTGCGCAAGGCGGGCCTGAACGCGACGAAGAGTTACAATGTGCGATACCTGCCCGATGTGCCCCCCGACCGGGTTATTGATCAGGTGCCCGAGGCGGGCGCGATCGTCAAGCCCGGGCGCAGCATCGCGCTGGTGCTCAACCGGCAGGACAAGCCGAGCTACCCCATGCCAGATCTCGTTGGCCGAACCGAGGCCGAAGCGCTGCGGGAACTGGAACGGCTCGGAATGGTTGTCTCCAGCGTGCAGACGCAGGCGGTCTCCGATTCTGATCAGGACGGCAGGGTGCTCATCCAGTCCGTGCCGCCCGATGTGGTGCTCAAGTCTGGCAACGAGGTGTCGTTCATTGTTGGCAAGCTCGAACAGGAACCATTGGGAATGAGGCGTGTCATCGTGCCTGATGTGCTCGGCATGTCGGTCGATCAGGCCAGAGGCGTGATTGTCAGAAACGGCCTCGCGGTCGGGAAAATCATTTACGAATACTCCGACCTGCTGGTTCCCGACACGGTTATCTCCCAGAATCCCTCGGCAAACGCGATGGTGCAGTTCGGTCAGCCGGTCGAACTGACAGTCGCCGCCGGTTCCAACTGA
- a CDS encoding polyprenyl synthetase family protein produces MDINVVTSSVTEELKQFQARYKTVLHSSNSLVDKVTRYVLRQQGKQIRPTLVILAAKACGGVHDVTYRGAIMVELLHSATLIHDDVVDGAEMRRGIPSINALWKNKISVLIGDYLLSKGLLYSLENKDYRSLHLVSEAVRRMSEGEILQIQKTRSLDITEDDYLSVIADKTGSLIATSCAIGAATATDSEEEIASLKSYGEFLGLAFQIRDDLLDYTGDSKKTGKQLGIDIKDRKITLPLIYALRHSDKAEQNKIKSILKSSRKRSVRSGEVIEFVTRKGGLDYAAEVAEGFADKALESIAKFPESDAKRSLQLLVDFVMKRQH; encoded by the coding sequence GTGGATATCAATGTGGTAACATCTTCCGTTACGGAAGAGCTGAAACAGTTCCAGGCGCGCTATAAAACGGTGCTTCATTCGAGCAACAGCCTGGTTGACAAGGTGACGCGCTACGTGCTCCGGCAGCAGGGCAAGCAGATTCGTCCGACGCTCGTGATCCTCGCCGCCAAGGCGTGCGGCGGCGTCCACGACGTCACCTATCGCGGCGCGATCATGGTGGAGCTCTTGCACTCGGCCACGCTCATTCACGACGACGTGGTGGATGGCGCGGAGATGCGGCGCGGTATTCCTTCGATCAACGCCTTGTGGAAGAACAAAATATCGGTGCTCATCGGCGACTATCTGCTCTCCAAGGGTCTCCTGTACTCGCTCGAAAACAAGGATTACCGTTCGCTGCACCTCGTCTCCGAGGCGGTCCGGCGGATGAGCGAAGGCGAGATTCTTCAGATTCAGAAGACCCGCAGCCTCGACATCACCGAAGATGATTATCTGAGCGTCATCGCCGACAAGACTGGCTCACTCATCGCTACCTCGTGCGCCATCGGCGCGGCAACCGCTACCGACTCCGAGGAGGAGATCGCCAGCCTCAAGAGCTATGGTGAGTTTCTCGGCCTGGCCTTCCAGATCCGGGACGACCTGCTCGACTATACCGGGGATTCCAAGAAAACCGGCAAGCAGCTCGGCATCGACATCAAGGATCGCAAGATCACCCTGCCGCTCATCTACGCGCTCCGCCACTCCGACAAGGCGGAGCAGAACAAGATCAAGTCGATCCTGAAAAGCTCCCGGAAGCGCTCGGTCAGAAGCGGCGAGGTGATCGAGTTTGTCACCCGCAAAGGGGGACTCGATTACGCCGCCGAAGTCGCCGAAGGCTTTGCCGACAAGGCGCTCGAATCGATTGCAAAATTTCCCGAAAGTGACGCCAAGCGCTCACTCCAGCTTCTTGTCGATTTCGTCATGAAGCGGCAGCATTGA
- the tatC gene encoding twin-arginine translocase subunit TatC: MGFLDHLEELRWRLIRAGIAFLVAAIASAFYSEFLVNEVLIRPLKESGPNIQLQNLVPYGQISLYLQVVVFTAFVLAFPFLVWQIWQFIEPGLHETERAASRFMILFISACFFSGIAFGYFVFMPISLKFFAGFGSDLIANNIAVQDYISFFLGTLLTTGLVFELPFISYVLSKIGLLTPAFMRFYRRHAVITLLVVAALVTPSTDMVTQMVIAVPMLLLYEFSIFISGRVQKNRNKKLMQESAS; encoded by the coding sequence ATGGGCTTTCTCGATCATCTCGAAGAGCTTCGCTGGAGGCTCATCAGGGCCGGTATCGCGTTTCTCGTGGCGGCCATAGCCAGCGCATTCTATTCCGAATTTCTGGTCAACGAGGTGCTCATCAGACCGCTCAAGGAGAGCGGTCCGAACATTCAGTTGCAGAACCTCGTGCCCTACGGCCAGATATCGCTCTATCTGCAAGTGGTGGTTTTCACGGCGTTCGTGCTCGCCTTTCCGTTTCTGGTGTGGCAGATCTGGCAATTCATCGAACCCGGTCTGCACGAGACCGAACGCGCGGCCAGTCGCTTCATGATCCTGTTCATCTCGGCCTGCTTTTTCTCCGGCATCGCCTTCGGCTACTTCGTTTTCATGCCGATCTCGCTGAAATTTTTTGCCGGCTTCGGTTCCGATCTCATCGCCAACAACATAGCTGTACAAGACTACATCAGCTTTTTCCTCGGCACCCTCCTGACGACGGGCCTGGTCTTCGAGCTGCCCTTCATCTCCTATGTGCTGTCGAAAATCGGACTGCTCACCCCGGCTTTCATGCGCTTCTACCGCCGCCATGCCGTCATCACGCTGCTGGTCGTCGCCGCTCTGGTCACCCCGTCAACCGACATGGTCACGCAGATGGTCATCGCCGTACCGATGCTTTTGCTGTATGAATTCAGCATTTTCATTTCGGGCAGGGTGCAGAAAAACCGGAACAAAAAATTGATGCAGGAGTCGGCGTCATGA
- a CDS encoding alpha/beta hydrolase, with protein MRPELVFEAVPGLTLQGNPLGDPAERHVPVYLPPSYHASNTKRFPVIWLLAGFASTGMSFLNFGFGRPTVPEMLDSLIRRGEMPETIIVMPDCMTRYGGSQYVDSAATGQYESYLTGELIPHIDRQFRTLPSARHRAVAGKSSGGFGALRLGMRHPELFSAVGCHSGDMDFELCYRPNFPVAARILEKYKGDIAAFFTRWESLDKKPRSEFALLDMMAMAACYSPDPSKPAPGNMRLPFEPRACQLVPEVWEHWKRFDPLTMLEASTCQDALGSLRQLFLDCGSQDEYNLQFGHRRFSARAAELGIAHRYEEFPDTHADTSYRYRISLPLLAQAIAG; from the coding sequence ATGAGACCGGAGCTGGTGTTCGAAGCCGTACCCGGCTTGACGCTCCAGGGCAATCCGCTCGGCGATCCGGCGGAGCGCCACGTGCCGGTCTATCTGCCACCTTCGTACCACGCGAGCAACACGAAGCGCTTTCCGGTGATCTGGCTGCTCGCCGGGTTCGCCTCGACCGGCATGAGCTTTCTGAACTTCGGCTTTGGCCGACCTACCGTGCCGGAGATGCTCGACTCGCTGATCCGGCGCGGCGAGATGCCGGAGACAATCATCGTCATGCCGGATTGCATGACCCGTTACGGCGGTTCGCAATATGTCGATTCCGCCGCCACCGGCCAGTACGAAAGCTACCTCACGGGCGAGCTGATCCCGCACATCGACCGGCAGTTCCGAACGCTCCCGAGCGCCCGGCACCGCGCCGTCGCCGGGAAATCGTCGGGCGGATTCGGCGCGCTCCGGCTCGGCATGAGGCACCCGGAGCTGTTTTCGGCGGTGGGGTGCCACAGCGGCGACATGGATTTCGAACTCTGCTACCGCCCGAACTTTCCCGTGGCGGCGCGGATTCTCGAAAAATACAAAGGTGACATCGCGGCGTTTTTCACCCGCTGGGAGTCGCTCGACAAAAAGCCACGAAGCGAGTTCGCCCTGCTCGACATGATGGCGATGGCCGCCTGCTACTCGCCCGATCCGTCGAAGCCCGCGCCCGGTAACATGCGGCTCCCCTTCGAGCCGCGCGCCTGCCAGCTCGTGCCGGAGGTCTGGGAGCACTGGAAACGCTTCGATCCGCTGACGATGCTCGAAGCGTCGACGTGCCAGGATGCGCTCGGCTCGCTCCGCCAGCTCTTCCTCGACTGCGGCTCACAGGACGAGTACAATCTCCAGTTCGGCCACCGGCGCTTTTCAGCGAGGGCCGCCGAGCTTGGCATCGCGCACCGCTACGAAGAGTTCCCCGATACCCACGCCGACACCTCCTACCGCTACCGCATTTCGTTGCCGCTGCTCGCCCAGGCGATTGCGGGGTGA